One stretch of Daphnia pulicaria isolate SC F1-1A chromosome 8, SC_F0-13Bv2, whole genome shotgun sequence DNA includes these proteins:
- the LOC124311181 gene encoding tubulin alpha-1 chain-like, translating to MRECISIHVGQAGVQIGNACWELYCLEHGIQPDGRMPSDKTIGGNDDSFNTFFSECGSGKHVPRAIFVDLEPTVVDEVRTGTYRQLFHPEQLITGKEDAANNYARGHYTIGKEIVDLVLDRVRKLSDQCSGLQGFLIFHSFGGGTGSGFTSLLMERLSVDFGKKSKLEFAIYPAPQVSTAVVEPYNSILTTHTTLEHSDCAFMVDNEATYDICRRNLDIERPSYTNLNRLIGQIVSSITASLRFDGALNVDLTEFQTNLVPYPRIHFPLVTYAPVISAEKAYHEQLTVGEITSSCFEPANQMVKCDPRHGKYMACCMLYRGDVVPKDVNAAIATIKTKRSIQFVDWCPTGFKVGINYQPPTVVPGGDLAKVSRAVCMLSNTTAIAEAWARLDHKFDLMYAKRAFVHWYVGEGMEEGEFSEAREDLAALEKDYEEVGLDSVEGEGEGNDEY from the exons ATG CGCGAATGTATCTCAATTCACGTTGGGCAAGCCGGAGTCCAGATCGGAAATGCCTGTTGGG AACTGTATTGCTTGGAACATGG AATTCAGCCTGATGGCCGTATGCCCTCAGATAAAACCATTGGTGGAAACGATGACTCGTTCAACACTTTCTTCTCTGAATGCGGTTCGGGCAAGCACGTCCCGAGAGCAATCTTTGTCGATTTAGAACCGACTGTGGTTGACGAAGTTCGCACTGGCACTTACCGCCAACTTTTCCATCCGGAACAGTTGATTACTGGAAAAGAAGATGCCGCCAACAATTACGCTCGAGGCCACTACACCATTGGAAAGGAAATTGTTGATTTGGTGCTTGATCGAGTGCGCAAACTGTCCGATCAATGCAGCGGTCTCCAAGGATTTCTTATCTTTCATTCATTTGGTGGAGGCACTGGCTCCGGATTTACTTCACTTTTAATGGAGCGACTTTCTGTCGATTTCGGCAAGAAGTCAAAATTGGAATTTGCCATTTATCCAGCACCTCAAGTCTCCACTGCCGTCGTCGAGCCATACAATTCGATCTTAACTACTCACACTACTCTGGAACATTCAGACTGCGCATTTATGGTCGACAACGAGGCCACTTACGATATCTGCCGTCGAAACTTGGATATCGAACGACCCAGCTACACCAACTTGAACCGATTAATTGGGCAGATTGTCTCGTCCATCACGGCATCTCTTCGTTTCGATGGAGCCCTTAACGTCGATCTTACAGAATTCCAGACCAATTTGGTCCCATATCCTCGTATCCACTTCCCGCTTGTTACCTATGCACCGGTCATTTCCGCAGAAAAAGCTTATCATGAGCAATTGACTGTCGGAGAGATTACTAGCTCCTGCTTCGAGCCGGCCAACCAGATGGTCAAATGTGATCCCCGTCATGGCAAATACATGGCGTGTTGCATGTTGTACCGCGGAGATGTCGTACCCAAGGACGTTAATGCCGCTATTGCCACCATCAAGACTAAGCGTTCCATTCAGTTCGTTGATTGGTGCCCAACTGGTTTCAAG GTCGGTATCAATTACCAGCCCCCAACTGTCGTTCCTGGTGGTGATTTGGCCAAGGTTTCCCGTGCCGTTTGCATGTTGTCCAACACGACTGCCATCGCCGAGGCCTGGGCTCGTTTGGATCACAAGTTTGATCTGATGTATGCCAAGCGTGCGTTCGTCCATTGGTACGTCGGTGAGGGTATGGAGGAGGGAGAGTTCTCTGAGGCTCGTGAAGATTTGGCCGCTCTCGAAAAAGATTACGAGGAG GTGGGATTGGATTCTGTTGAAGGCGAGGGCGAAGGCAACGACGAATATTAA
- the LOC124311180 gene encoding tubulin alpha-1 chain-like, with translation MRECISIHVGQAGVQIGNACWELYCLEHGIQPDGRMPSDKVAGASDDSFNTFFSECGSGKHVPRAVFVDLEPTVVDEVRTGTYRQLFHPEQLITGKEDAANNYARGHYTIGKEIVDVVLDRVRKLSDQCTGLQGFLIFHSFGGGTGSGFTSLLMERLSVDYGKKSKLEFAIYPAPQVSTAVVEPYNSILTTHTTLEHSDCAFMVDNEAIYDICRRNLDIERPSYTNLNRLIGQIVSSITASLRFDGALNVDLTEFQTNLVPYPRIHFPLVTYAPVISAEKAYHEQMTVGDITNACFEPANQMVKCDPRHGKYMACCMLYRGDVVPKDVNAAIATIKTKRSIQFVDWCPTGFKVGINYQPPTVVPGGDLAKVSRAVCMLSNTTAIAEAWARLDHKFDLMYAKRAFVHWYVGEGMEEGEFSEAREDLAALEKDYEEVGMDSVEGEGEGGDEY, from the exons ATG CGCGAATGTATCTCAATCCACGTCGGACAAGCCGGAGTCCAAATCGGAAATGCCTGTTGGG aacTCTATTGCCTGGAGCATGG aattcaGCCTGATGGGCGTATGCCGTCAGACAAAGTTGCGGGAGCATCTGATGACTCGTTCAACACTTTCTTTTCGGAATGTGGATCGGGAAAGCACGTGCCAAGAGCAGTCTTTGTTGATTTGGAGCCGACTGTGGTTGACGAAGTTCGTACTGGCACTTACCGCCAACTTTTCCATCCCGAGCAGTTGATCACTGGCAAGGAAGATGCCGCCAACAACTACGCCCGTGGTCACTACACTATTGGCAAGGAAATCGTTGATGTTGTCCTAGACCGTGTCCGAAAGTTGTCCGATCAATGCACTGGTCTTCAAGGATTCCTCATTTTCCATTCCTTCGGTGGAGGAACTGGGTCTGGATTTACTTCTTTGTTGATGGAACGTCTATCAGTCGACTATGGTAAAAAATCCAAATTGGAGTTTGCCATCTACCCTGCTCCACAGGTGTCCACTGCGGTCGTTGAACCGTACAACTCGATTTTAACCACCCACACCACTCTGGAACATTCTGACTGCGCCTTCATGGTCGACAACGAAGCCATTTATGATATTTGCCGTCGAAACTTGGATATCGAACGACCCAGCTACACCAACTTGAACCGTCTGATTGGCCAGATCGTTTCTTCCATCACAGCTTCTCTTCGTTTCGATGGAGCCCTTAACGTTGATTTGACTGAATTCCAGACCAATTTGGTCCCGTACCCTCGTATCCATTTCCCACTTGTTACCTATGCTCCTGTCATCTCCGCCGAAAAAGCTTACCATGAGCAGATGACCGTTGGAGACATCACCAACGCTTGCTTCGAGCCAGCTAACCAGATGGTCAAATGCGATCCTCGTCATGGCAAATACATGGCTTGCTGCATGTTGTACCGTGGTGATGTCGTCCCCAAGGATGTCAATGCTGCTATTGCCACCATCAAGACCAAGCGTTCCATTCAATTCGTTGATTGGTGCCCAACTGGTTTCAAG gtCGGTATCAATTACCAGCCCCCAACTGTCGTTCCTGGTGGTGATTTGGCCAAGGTTTCTCGTGCTGTTTGCATGTTGTCCAACACTACCGCTATTGCCGAGGCCTGGGCTCGTTTGGATCACAAATTTGATCTCATGTACGCCAAACGCGCTTTCGTCCACTGGTATGTTGGTGAGGGTATGGAGGAGGGAGAGTTCTCCGAGGCTCGTGAAGATTTGGCCGCCCTCGAGAAAGATTACGAAGAG GTCGGAATGGATTCCGTCGAAGGTGAGGGAGAAGGCGGCGATgaatattaa
- the LOC124311327 gene encoding neurogenin-2-like — MSYENVDLVQLLNEVNSNTKPRRKSSKTVPAAMEDDPQQQIRKKRYSKSRVRARSPTQVMRIKRTRRVKANDRERNRMHMLNHALDRLRTVLPTFPEETKLTKIETLRFAHNYIWALSQTLDLVGGHDPSGGSIQVNVGNVTVSISDQGSSITSTTAPDHTVIPWNNRRTVEPALPPFDSSSSSSSSSCSGSVGEGGGQLANDYFDVFVNQLANKKTDHFQQFQPQPPPQIQQQQTWLPATPAISNHQMTNWTTSNNQYNEYHLPYSSTGCSVDSYYSDSSSSSGYHDMLSPEFPCV, encoded by the coding sequence atgtcgtaCGAAAATGTTGATTTGGTTCAACTGTTGAACGAAGTCAATTCAAACACGAAACCGCGTCGCAAATCGTCGAAAACTGTTCCGGCCGCAATGGAAGACGATCCGCAACAGCAGATCCGCAAGAAGCGCTACAGCAAATCGCGAGTGAGGGCTCGCAGTCCGACCCAGGTGATGCGGATCAAGCGGACCCGTCGAGTCAAAGCCAACGACCGCGAACGCAACCGCATGCACATGCTGAATCACGCCCTGGATCGACTCCGCACTGTCCTGCCCACCTTTCCGGAGGAGACCAAGCTGACCAAAATCGAAACTCTCCGCTTTGCGCACAATTACATCTGGGCCTTGTCTCAGACTTTGGATCTCGTCGGAGGACACGATCCATCGGGCGGAAGCATCCAGGTGAATGTCGGCAACGTCACGGTCAGCATCAGCGACCAAGGCAGTTCCATCACATCGACAACAGCTCCTGACCATACCGTCATCCCCTGGAACAATCGCCGGACGGTGGAACCTGCTCTACCTCCATTCGATTCGtcgtcttcatcttcatcctctTCCTGCAGCGGAAGCGTCGGCGAGGGCGGAGGTCAACTGGCCAACGACTATTTCGACGTCTTCGTCAATCAACTGGCCAACAAGAAAACCGACCACTTCCAGCAGTTCCAGCCACAACCACCACCTcaaattcaacaacaacagacgtGGCTGCCGGCCACTCCGGCCATTTCCAATCATCAAATGACCAATTGGACGACGTCAAACAATCAGTACAACGAGTATCACCTTCCCTATTCTTCCACCGGATGCTCCGTCGACAGTTACTACTCGGATTCCTCGTCAAGTTCGGGATATCACGACATGCTATCACCCGAATTCCCGTGTGtataa
- the LOC124311438 gene encoding protein LSM12 homolog A-like — MASDGNEYFSVGSLVSCKTCHNQVIEGEVLAFDQPTKMLILKSPSSCGRPSVNDAHVVNLGQVSDVQVKREATSSPPPHPVQNVERLKKRVRMEVERKQHMITALESGVSPEGLKLFNAVKRTIEDVAWEGKNIRVMDQVTISPPYHPENVQGNMEKAVNHVRKIVEKYMKDHSDTKGGSSENSNTLASP, encoded by the exons ATGGCGTCGGATGGCAATGAGTACTTTTCGGTCGGAAGTCTAGTTTCGTGCAAAACATGCCATAATCAAGTGATCGAAGGCGAAGTCCTCGCCTTTGATCAACCTACCAAAATGCTGATTCTCA AATCACCTTCTTCGTGTGGAAGACCCTCTGTCAACGATGCACATGTTGTAAATCTTGGGCAAGTGAGTGATGTTCAAGTAAAGAGAGAGGCAACTTCTTCTCCACCTCCCCATCCAGTTCAGAATGTCGAAAGA CTGAAGAAAAGGGTGCGTATGGAagtagaaagaaaacaacacatGATAACTGCCCTGGAGTCTGGTGTTTCTCCTGAAGGGCTTAAGCTGTTTAATGCTGTCAAACGAAC GATTGAGGATGTTGCATGGGAAGGCAAAAACATTCGAGTCATGGATCAAGTGACAATTAGTCCCCCGTATCATCCAGAAAATGTCCAGGGCAATATGGAAAAGGCTGTGAACCATGTTAGAAAAATT gtTGAAAAGTACATGAAAGACCATTCAGATACAAAAGGAGGAAGCAGTGAAAACAGTAATACATTAGCTTCTCCGTGA
- the LOC124311179 gene encoding tubulin alpha chain, testis-specific-like, translated as MRECISIHVGQAGVQIGNACWELYCLEHGIQPDGRMPSDKVAGGIDDSFSTFFAECGSGKHVPRAIFVDLEPTVVDEVRTGTYRSLFHPEQLITGKEDAANNYARGHYTIGKEIVDIVLDRVRKLSDQCTGLQGFLIFHSFGGGTGSGFASLLMERLSVDYGKKSKLEFAIYPAPQVSTAVVEPYNSILTTHTTLEHSDCAFMVDNEAIYDICRRNLDIERPSYTNLNRLIGQIVSSITASLRFDGALNVDLTEFQTNLVPYPRIHFPLVTYAPVISAEKAYHEQNSVGDITNACFEPANQMVKCDPRHGKYMACCMLYRGDVVPKDVNAAIATIKTKRSIQFVDWCPTGFKVGINYQPPTVVPGGDLAKVSRAVCMLSNTTAIAEAWARLDHKFDLMYAKRAFVHWYVGEGMEEGEFSEAREDLAALEKDYEEVGMDSVEGEGEGGDEY; from the exons ATG CGCGAATGTATCTCAATCCACGTTGGACAGGCCGGAGTCCAGATTGGTAACGCTTGCTGGG AATTGTATTGCTTGGAGCATGG AATTCAGCCTGATGGTCGTATGCCGTCCGATAAAGTTGCTGGTGGAATCGATGACTCTTTCAGCACTTTCTTTGCCGAATGCGGTTCAGGCAAACATGTCCCAAGAGCTATCTTCGTCGACTTGGAACCGACTGTGGTTGATGAGGTTCGCACTGGCACATACCGCTCTTTGTTCCACCCTGAGCAGTTGATTACCGGAAAGGAGGATGCAGCTAACAACTACGCTCGTGGTCATTACACCATCGGCAAGGAGATTGTCGATATTGTATTGGATCGTGTCCGCAAGTTGTCCGATCAATGCACCGGTCTTCAGGGCTTTCTCATTTTCCATTCTTTCGGTGGAGGCACTGGGTCTGGATTCGCCTCCCTGCTGATGGAGCGCTTGTCGGTAGACTACGGCAAGAAATCCAAACTGGAGTTTGCCATCTACCCTGCTCCACAGGTGTCCACTGCGGTCGTTGAACCGTACAACTCGATTTTAACCACCCATACTACTTTGGAACATTCCGACTGCGCTTTCATGGTCGACAATGAAGCTATTTATGATATCTGCCGTCGAAACTTGGATATCGAGCGACCCAGCTACACCAACTTGAACCGTCTGATTGGCCAGATCGTTTCTTCCATCACAGCTTCTCTTCGTTTCGATGGAGCCCTTAACGTTGATTTGACTGAATTCCAGACCAATTTGGTCCCGTACCCTCGTATCCATTTCCCACTTGTTACCTACGCCCCTGTCATCTCCGCCGAAAAAGCTTACCACGAGCAGAATTCCGTTGGAGACATCACCAACGCTTGCTTCGAGCCGGCCAACCAGATGGTGAAATGCGATCCCCGTCATGGAAAGTACATGGCTTGCTGCATGTTGTACCGCGGAGATGTCGTCCCCAAGGATGTCAATGCTGCTATTGCAACCATCAAGACCAAACGTTCCATTCAATTCGTTGATTGGTGCCCAACTGGTTTCAAG GTCGGTATCAATTACCAGCCCCCAACTGTCGTTCCTGGTGGTGATTTGGCCAAGGTTTCTCGTGCTGTTTGCATGTTGTCCAATACTACCGCCATCGCCGAGGCCTGGGCTCGTTTGGAtcacaaatttgatttgatgtaTGCCAAGCGTGCGTTCGTCCATTGGTACGTCGGTGAGGGTATGGAGGAGGGAGAGTTCTCTGAGGCTCGTGAAGATTTGGCCGCTCTCGAGAAGGATTACGAGGAG GTCGGTATGGATTCCGTCGAAGGCGAGGGAGAAGgtggcgatgaatattaa